In the genome of Campylobacter concisus, one region contains:
- a CDS encoding MFS transporter, protein MKKAENLKYLMGLGHFCSDINQSALGTMLPFFIASYHYDYATAASLVTTTNLASSLIQPLIGRLSDKKELPYVIPLGLLLAGGGMNLTGFVTNYYIILVCVMISGIGATLFHPSATRIVNYA, encoded by the coding sequence ATGAAAAAGGCGGAAAATTTAAAGTATCTAATGGGGCTTGGGCACTTTTGTAGCGACATAAACCAAAGTGCCCTTGGCACGATGCTGCCATTTTTCATCGCAAGCTACCACTACGACTATGCCACAGCCGCCTCGCTCGTGACCACCACAAATTTAGCAAGTTCGCTCATCCAGCCACTTATCGGCCGCCTAAGCGACAAAAAAGAGCTGCCATACGTCATCCCACTTGGGCTACTACTTGCTGGCGGGGGCATGAACCTCACTGGCTTTGTGACAAACTACTACATCATCTTGGTCTGTGTGATGATAAGCGGTATCGGTGCCACACTCTTTCATCCAAGCGCCACAAGGATCGTAAACTACGCCTAA
- the groES gene encoding co-chaperone GroES → MNFQPLGKRVLVERVEETKTTASGIIIPDNAKEKPLSGEVKAVGAEVEGVKVGDKVVFAKYGGTEINLDDKTYLVLNIDDVLGVLK, encoded by the coding sequence ATGAACTTTCAACCATTAGGCAAGCGTGTTCTAGTCGAACGCGTAGAGGAGACAAAGACCACAGCTTCGGGCATTATTATACCTGATAACGCAAAAGAAAAACCTTTAAGCGGTGAGGTAAAAGCAGTTGGTGCTGAAGTAGAGGGCGTAAAAGTTGGTGATAAAGTTGTATTTGCAAAATACGGTGGCACTGAGATAAATTTAGATGATAAAACATATCTTGTTTTAAACATTGATGATGTTTTAGGCGTTTTAAAATAA
- a CDS encoding MFS transporter, whose amino-acid sequence MYLIKIFGLSKEVTNVNLSLFFAVGAIATLFGRVLADRYGLVRLIKISLSIAAPLVVLMLFIDSYALFLAASICVSACISLSFSPSIALA is encoded by the coding sequence ATCTATCTCATTAAAATTTTTGGCCTCAGCAAAGAGGTTACAAATGTAAATTTAAGTCTATTTTTTGCTGTAGGTGCGATAGCTACGCTATTTGGCAGAGTGCTAGCGGATAGATACGGCCTAGTTAGACTCATCAAAATAAGCCTAAGCATCGCCGCACCACTAGTCGTGCTAATGCTCTTTATTGACAGCTATGCGCTATTTCTCGCAGCCTCCATATGCGTGAGCGCCTGCATCAGCCTATCTTTTAGCCCCTCAATCGCCCTTGCGTAG
- a CDS encoding cell division protein ZapB translates to MFEDNAILTTLSDKVNDLITKYDELCKTNEELRNEIVTLKAQNEAKSNQIMRLEEDLDKKNTEADDVMRKIEAVLGR, encoded by the coding sequence ATGTTTGAAGATAATGCGATCTTAACCACACTAAGCGATAAAGTAAATGACCTGATCACAAAATATGACGAACTTTGCAAAACGAACGAAGAGTTGCGTAATGAGATCGTAACTTTAAAAGCACAAAATGAGGCAAAAAGCAATCAAATCATGCGTTTAGAAGAGGATCTTGACAAGAAAAATACCGAAGCTGACGATGTAATGAGAAAAATCGAAGCTGTCCTTGGCAGATAA
- a CDS encoding monooxygenase, translated as MAAIMYVDFPQEGLFGDEMSKAFEDLAKSINQELGMIWKIWTENKQTKEAGGIYLFDNKENAEKYLKMHSERLAKNGYSNIRGKIFDINMPLSMINKADFLK; from the coding sequence ATGGCTGCAATTATGTATGTTGATTTTCCGCAAGAAGGTCTTTTTGGAGACGAGATGTCAAAAGCTTTTGAGGATTTGGCTAAAAGCATCAACCAAGAACTCGGTATGATATGGAAAATTTGGACTGAGAATAAACAAACAAAAGAAGCCGGCGGAATTTATCTTTTTGACAATAAGGAGAATGCGGAAAAGTATCTGAAAATGCATAGCGAAAGACTGGCTAAAAACGGCTATTCAAATATTCGCGGCAAAATTTTTGATATTAATATGCCTTTGTCAATGATAAATAAGGCTGATTTTTTAAAATAA
- the uvrB gene encoding excinuclease ABC subunit UvrB: MSKFEISSKFSPSSDQARAIKEIVKSIKSGNKYQTLLGVTGSGKTFTMANVIRELNMPTLIMTHNKSLAAQLYSEFKGFFPKNHVEYFISYYDYYQPEAYIPRSDLYIEKDSSVNEELERLRLSATASLLSFDDVICVASVSANYGLGNPSEYKGMVAYLSVGEKISQRKLLEQLVDMGYKRNDNYFDRGDFRVNGDVVDIYPAYYNDEALRVEFFGDEIDAMYHFDVLDNKRLKDISKFTLYATSQFIVGADRLKIAMKEIEEELDARLKEFNEQGKLVEAQRLKQRVEFDLEMMASTGMCKGIENYARHLTGQKPGETPYSMFDYFEISGKDYLVIVDESHVSLPQFRGMYAGDRSRKEVLVEYGFRLPSALDNRPLKFDEFISKKAKFLFVSATPNEYELGISQGHVYEQILRPTGLLDPLIEIKDSDNQVEALFDEAKAVIARGERVLVTVLTKKMAEELSRYYIELGVKVKYMHSDIDAIERNEIIRGLRSGEFDMLIGINLLREGLDLPEVSLIAIMDADKEGFLRSTTSLIQTMGRAARNVNGKVLMFAKKITRSMKEAIDTTTARRKFQDEYNKAHGITPHSASRNIEESLHVEDDSEIYKRGKNLEKMPASERAAIVKELRKQMLEAAAQLEFEKAAALRDEIAKMRKL; this comes from the coding sequence ATGAGTAAATTTGAAATTTCATCTAAATTTAGCCCAAGCAGCGACCAAGCAAGAGCGATAAAAGAGATAGTAAAAAGCATAAAATCAGGCAATAAATACCAAACACTTCTAGGTGTGACAGGATCTGGTAAAACTTTCACCATGGCAAATGTCATACGTGAGCTAAACATGCCAACGCTTATCATGACGCATAACAAATCCCTTGCCGCGCAGCTTTATAGCGAATTTAAGGGCTTTTTCCCAAAAAATCATGTCGAGTACTTCATAAGCTACTACGACTACTACCAGCCAGAGGCCTATATCCCAAGAAGCGACCTATATATAGAAAAGGATAGCTCGGTAAATGAGGAACTTGAGCGCTTGCGCCTCTCTGCGACGGCTAGCTTGCTAAGCTTTGATGATGTGATCTGTGTGGCCTCAGTCTCTGCAAACTACGGCCTTGGTAACCCAAGCGAGTATAAAGGGATGGTGGCATATCTTAGCGTGGGTGAGAAGATAAGCCAAAGAAAGCTTTTAGAACAGCTTGTAGATATGGGCTACAAGCGCAATGACAACTACTTTGATAGGGGTGACTTTCGCGTAAATGGCGATGTGGTGGATATTTATCCAGCTTATTACAACGACGAAGCCCTAAGGGTTGAGTTTTTTGGCGATGAGATCGATGCGATGTATCATTTTGACGTGCTTGATAACAAAAGGCTAAAAGACATCTCTAAATTTACGCTTTATGCGACTAGCCAGTTTATCGTGGGCGCTGATAGGCTAAAGATCGCGATGAAAGAAATTGAAGAGGAGCTTGATGCGCGTTTGAAAGAGTTTAACGAGCAGGGCAAGCTAGTCGAGGCGCAGAGGCTAAAGCAAAGGGTGGAGTTTGATCTTGAGATGATGGCAAGCACTGGTATGTGTAAAGGCATCGAAAACTACGCACGCCACCTAACTGGTCAAAAGCCCGGAGAGACGCCATACTCGATGTTTGACTACTTTGAGATAAGTGGCAAAGACTATCTAGTCATCGTCGATGAGAGCCACGTGAGTTTGCCGCAGTTTAGGGGTATGTACGCGGGCGATAGGAGCCGTAAAGAGGTGCTTGTGGAGTATGGATTTCGCTTGCCATCAGCGCTTGATAACAGGCCGCTTAAATTTGATGAGTTTATAAGCAAAAAGGCGAAATTTCTCTTTGTTTCAGCCACGCCAAACGAATACGAGCTTGGTATCAGCCAGGGGCACGTCTATGAGCAGATTTTGCGTCCTACTGGACTGCTTGATCCTCTCATTGAGATAAAAGATAGTGACAATCAAGTTGAAGCGCTATTTGACGAGGCAAAGGCGGTCATCGCTAGAGGTGAGCGCGTGCTAGTTACGGTGTTAACTAAAAAGATGGCCGAGGAGCTAAGCCGCTACTACATTGAGCTTGGCGTAAAGGTCAAGTATATGCACTCAGACATCGACGCGATCGAGCGAAATGAGATCATTAGAGGGCTTAGAAGCGGCGAATTTGACATGCTAATAGGTATAAATTTGCTCCGTGAGGGGCTGGATCTGCCTGAAGTGAGCCTGATAGCGATCATGGACGCCGATAAAGAGGGCTTTTTGCGCTCGACCACGAGCCTTATACAGACGATGGGGCGTGCGGCTAGAAATGTAAATGGCAAGGTGCTAATGTTTGCCAAAAAGATCACGCGCTCAATGAAAGAGGCAATCGATACGACGACAGCTAGGCGTAAATTTCAAGATGAATACAACAAAGCTCACGGCATAACGCCACACTCTGCCAGCAGAAATATCGAAGAGAGCCTGCATGTCGAGGATGATAGCGAAATTTACAAGCGTGGTAAAAATTTAGAGAAGATGCCAGCAAGCGAGCGAGCTGCGATAGTAAAAGAGCTAAGAAAGCAGATGCTTGAAGCGGCGGCGCAGCTGGAGTTTGAGAAGGCAGCGGCGCTAAGAGACGAAATAGCGAAGATGAGAAAATTATAA
- the groL gene encoding chaperonin GroEL (60 kDa chaperone family; promotes refolding of misfolded polypeptides especially under stressful conditions; forms two stacked rings of heptamers to form a barrel-shaped 14mer; ends can be capped by GroES; misfolded proteins enter the barrel where they are refolded when GroES binds) gives MAKEIFYSDDARNRLYEGVKKLNDAVKVTMGPRGRNVLIQKSFGAPNITKDGVSVAKEVELKDTIENMGASLVREVASKTNDQAGDGTTTATVLAHAIFKEGLRNVTAGANPIEVKRGMDKEVAALIDALKNISKKVSGSKEIAQIATISANSDESIGKLIADAMEKVGKDGVITVEEAKSIQDELSVVEGMQFDRGYLSPYFITNPEKMQVELSNPFILLFDKKITNLKDLLPVLEQVQKSGKPLLIIAEDIEGEALATLVVNKLRGVLNISAVKAPGFGDRRKAMLEDIAILTGGEVISEELGRTLESATINDLGQASSVVIDKDNTTIVNGAGEKSAIDARITQIKAQIAETTSDYDKEKLQERLAKLSGGVAVIKVGAATETEMKEKKDRVDDALSATRAAVEEGIVVGGGSALILASKSVNLNLQGDEAIGAEIVRRALRAPLRQIAENAGFDAGVVANAVETSKDANFGFNAATGEYVNMFEAGIIDPVKVERVALQNAVSVASLLLTTEATISEIKEEKAMPAMPDMGGMGGMGGMM, from the coding sequence ATGGCAAAAGAAATTTTTTACTCTGATGATGCAAGAAACCGCCTATACGAGGGCGTAAAAAAACTAAATGATGCTGTGAAAGTGACAATGGGACCAAGAGGTAGAAATGTCCTTATCCAAAAGAGCTTTGGCGCTCCAAACATCACAAAAGACGGCGTTAGTGTGGCTAAAGAGGTTGAGCTAAAAGATACTATCGAAAACATGGGTGCAAGCCTAGTTAGAGAAGTAGCAAGCAAGACAAACGACCAAGCAGGTGACGGCACTACAACAGCAACTGTGCTAGCTCACGCGATATTTAAAGAGGGTCTTAGAAACGTAACTGCTGGCGCAAATCCTATCGAAGTAAAACGCGGCATGGATAAAGAAGTAGCAGCTCTTATAGATGCGCTAAAAAACATCTCTAAAAAAGTTTCTGGCTCAAAAGAGATTGCTCAGATCGCTACTATCTCTGCTAACTCAGATGAGAGTATTGGCAAACTTATCGCTGATGCGATGGAGAAAGTCGGCAAAGATGGCGTCATAACAGTAGAAGAGGCAAAGTCTATCCAAGACGAGCTAAGCGTTGTTGAGGGTATGCAGTTTGACCGCGGATACCTAAGCCCATACTTCATCACAAACCCTGAAAAGATGCAAGTTGAGCTAAGTAACCCATTTATATTGCTATTTGACAAGAAGATTACAAATTTAAAAGATCTACTCCCTGTGCTTGAGCAAGTACAAAAGAGTGGCAAACCGCTACTAATCATCGCTGAAGATATCGAGGGTGAGGCACTTGCAACGCTTGTTGTAAATAAACTTCGTGGCGTGCTAAACATCTCAGCCGTAAAAGCTCCTGGCTTTGGTGATAGAAGAAAAGCGATGCTTGAAGATATCGCTATCTTAACAGGTGGCGAAGTCATTAGCGAAGAGCTAGGTAGAACACTTGAGAGCGCTACTATAAATGACCTTGGACAAGCTTCAAGCGTAGTTATAGACAAAGATAACACAACTATCGTAAATGGTGCGGGCGAGAAGTCAGCGATCGACGCTAGAATAACTCAAATAAAAGCTCAAATCGCAGAAACAACAAGCGACTACGACAAAGAAAAACTACAAGAGCGCCTTGCAAAACTAAGTGGTGGTGTGGCAGTTATCAAAGTAGGTGCTGCGACTGAGACTGAGATGAAAGAGAAAAAAGACCGCGTAGATGACGCACTAAGCGCTACTCGTGCAGCTGTTGAAGAGGGTATCGTAGTAGGTGGCGGTTCAGCTCTTATCCTTGCTTCAAAGAGCGTAAATCTAAATTTACAAGGTGATGAGGCAATCGGCGCTGAGATCGTTAGAAGAGCGCTTCGTGCTCCACTTCGCCAAATCGCTGAGAACGCTGGCTTTGACGCAGGCGTTGTAGCAAATGCAGTTGAGACAAGCAAAGATGCAAATTTTGGCTTTAACGCTGCAACTGGCGAATATGTAAATATGTTTGAAGCTGGCATTATCGATCCAGTAAAAGTTGAGAGAGTTGCGCTTCAAAATGCTGTTAGCGTGGCTAGCTTACTACTAACGACTGAGGCAACTATCAGCGAGATAAAAGAAGAAAAAGCAATGCCTGCAATGCCTGACATGGGCGGAATGGGTGGTATGGGCGGTATGATGTAG
- a CDS encoding type II secretion system protein translates to MKRRAYTLLELIFIVVILGILSTVAIPRLFFSRSDATISNAKTQLAAIRSGISLKYNDNILQAKPEFPQKLDDGDPSKLFKNVINIPIKDSGSKNGWHRIGDDKYTFRLDGKVANFKYDKNTGDFGCSDENEICKSLQ, encoded by the coding sequence ATGAAAAGACGAGCTTACACCTTGCTTGAGCTAATATTTATAGTAGTTATACTAGGTATTTTAAGCACAGTCGCTATACCTAGGCTATTTTTTTCTAGAAGTGATGCTACCATCTCAAATGCCAAAACTCAACTTGCTGCTATAAGAAGCGGAATTTCACTAAAATACAACGACAACATCTTGCAAGCAAAGCCAGAATTTCCACAAAAACTAGACGATGGCGATCCAAGTAAACTCTTTAAAAATGTTATAAATATACCGATAAAAGATAGCGGTAGCAAAAATGGCTGGCACAGAATAGGCGATGACAAATACACATTTAGGCTAGATGGCAAAGTAGCAAATTTCAAATACGACAAAAATACTGGTGATTTTGGTTGCAGTGATGAAAATGAAATTTGCAAATCACTTCAGTAA
- a CDS encoding primosomal protein N' — translation MHYYILAFYGLNLAPLTYESDQKLEKFQGVKASLRGKILTAFIVKETGKPEFKTSKILEILPINLTSMQSELAIFISKYYTCELGISLNLFEPNDTIAADQIYENQNFNVAPKLSEKQQEALEFINKRKISLIFGDTGSGKSEIYIAKIREILNAGSQALFLMPEISLTPQMQKRLESFFGEAVAVWHSKITSKKKEQILKDIKSEKVRLVAGARSALFLPLEKLKLIIIDEEHDDSYKNTGSKPHYNARDLALFLTSKFDLQVVLGSATPSLTSFYKQEHFRLKGTYFDSQKNYIFDESETGISEILKDEISKTLANKKQAVICLPTRANFKYLVCKNCGETLKCPFCSIGMSYYKKQNVLKCQYCEHKMAVPKTCHQCGSEMIEAKKIGTSELLERLQAEFANARIAKFDRDEITTQNKLVKALKEFNDRKIDILLGTQMLSKGHDYHNVELAVIMGFDELLNFPDYKARERTLALAMQVAGRAGRNGVGRVIIQSKQREFFESYISDYDSFLKDEIDYRKELYPPFTRLLRIIISHKDEHIVKNTMNEFVQRIEPLRSDELEIIGYGKCQIEYLGSKFRYEILLRSNSHIPLLKAASLCKSELSDIDIDPVNFS, via the coding sequence ATGCATTATTATATACTCGCATTTTATGGGCTAAATTTAGCCCCGCTCACTTATGAAAGCGATCAAAAACTAGAAAAATTTCAAGGCGTAAAGGCTTCTTTAAGAGGAAAAATTCTTACTGCCTTTATCGTAAAAGAAACTGGCAAACCAGAGTTTAAAACAAGTAAAATTTTAGAAATTCTACCGATTAATCTAACCTCAATGCAAAGCGAATTGGCAATATTTATCTCAAAATATTACACATGCGAGCTTGGTATCAGCCTAAATTTATTTGAACCAAATGACACTATTGCAGCAGATCAAATTTATGAAAATCAAAATTTTAATGTAGCACCCAAACTAAGCGAAAAACAGCAAGAGGCTTTGGAATTTATAAATAAACGTAAAATTTCGCTCATCTTTGGCGACACTGGAAGCGGAAAAAGCGAGATTTACATCGCTAAGATCAGAGAAATTTTAAACGCAGGCAGCCAAGCGCTATTTTTAATGCCTGAAATTTCACTCACACCACAAATGCAAAAACGCCTTGAGAGCTTCTTTGGCGAGGCGGTAGCTGTTTGGCACTCAAAGATCACGTCAAAGAAAAAAGAGCAAATTTTAAAAGATATAAAAAGTGAAAAAGTTAGGCTCGTTGCAGGTGCAAGATCGGCTTTATTTTTACCACTTGAGAAGCTAAAACTCATCATCATCGACGAAGAACACGACGATAGCTACAAAAATACAGGCTCAAAGCCACACTACAATGCAAGAGACCTTGCCCTCTTTCTAACTAGCAAATTTGATCTACAAGTAGTACTTGGAAGTGCCACGCCAAGCCTTACTAGCTTTTACAAGCAGGAGCATTTTCGCTTAAAAGGGACATATTTTGATTCGCAGAAAAATTACATTTTCGATGAGAGCGAGACTGGAATTAGTGAAATTTTAAAAGATGAAATTTCAAAAACACTCGCGAATAAAAAGCAAGCTGTCATCTGTCTGCCAACAAGGGCAAATTTTAAATATCTAGTCTGCAAAAACTGCGGTGAAACGCTAAAGTGTCCGTTTTGCAGTATCGGTATGAGCTATTACAAAAAACAAAACGTGCTAAAGTGTCAATACTGTGAACATAAAATGGCCGTGCCAAAGACCTGCCATCAGTGCGGTAGTGAGATGATAGAGGCCAAAAAGATCGGTACGAGCGAGCTACTTGAGAGGTTGCAAGCTGAGTTTGCGAATGCTAGAATCGCTAAATTTGACAGGGATGAGATAACGACGCAAAACAAGCTCGTAAAGGCTTTGAAGGAATTTAACGACCGCAAGATAGATATCTTGCTTGGTACGCAAATGCTAAGCAAAGGGCATGATTATCACAACGTAGAGCTTGCTGTCATCATGGGCTTTGACGAGCTTTTAAATTTTCCTGATTATAAAGCCAGAGAGCGAACGCTCGCCCTTGCCATGCAAGTAGCTGGCAGAGCTGGCAGAAATGGGGTTGGCAGAGTTATCATTCAAAGCAAACAAAGAGAATTTTTTGAGAGCTACATCAGTGATTATGACTCATTTTTAAAAGATGAGATAGATTATAGAAAAGAGCTTTATCCGCCATTTACTAGGCTTCTTCGCATTATCATCTCACATAAAGATGAACACATAGTAAAAAATACAATGAATGAATTTGTACAAAGAATAGAACCTTTAAGAAGCGATGAACTTGAGATCATAGGATACGGAAAGTGCCAGATAGAGTATCTTGGAAGCAAATTTAGATATGAAATTTTACTCCGCTCAAACTCTCATATACCTCTTTTAAAAGCTGCAAGCCTCTGCAAAAGCGAGCTTAGTGATATCGATATTGATCCAGTCAACTTTAGTTAA
- a CDS encoding tryptophanyl-tRNA synthetase has protein sequence MKKIAYIVAALALIILCIFGFIFSSIGNKFIASKIEKEALVRGIDVKFKDFSLGLSTLNLEAIVMNAINLKANGDLSLFAQSMNLNIDIDADKAKASELGLKKDVALKANVAGKFNDFKLTATGTALGSNINLNANLKDYLPKALNLDAKNIELSEISALAKKPNLASGKLDLTSNMQGVDEKNEPIINTQILASDAAINKEILKNEFGLDLAKDISFKGGVNAKFENEKVSAKTIIIAPEATLKANETTYDLASKNLKSDFLLNVPDLTLFGKLLGEQLSGAVDANGEITMQENALQNLKAEINGLGGKINANFDSKNLTLNAANIKLKELLALALQPSYADGQINLNANFSGFDELKKLAGDAKFEIKNGLIDKGLAKLKNAAKFELKGGATAKGELVNFDANVLSDLGELKDVKGVYDLKNSQIFSKFNLLISDPEKFKTVSGFEVGSKMALAGDMKLKESKIDELNLGGDVFAGKLNATIKNENLDLSLKEAQLGEILVLSGNDRLANAKTNVQAKGQNIFSKSPSVAATIALNEGKFNAAALSKMLDKKFPENEKFSSNLSLDYKGDMAKFSGDFLSSLADIKGIDGSFDMSKSTLNLKLQAVVSELNKLAFLAGRELHGKFAAHVTAEGKVDDLSVKATSDDLFKGKLEANYKGGTLDAVLKNFEVKGLTQTLGLDHLYDGNGDAKFDYETKQKLGKFDILLKDGHLASTNLTNNIKIFTGKDITKEIYKDGKIYGDIKGDNVVFNVNLSSPKSDIKVAGGTYNTATKMLNVPLVCRLEKTDLNVQISGTTEKLKYDVRSQYLENKVKKEIGRFLDKKLGKDDDASGEKQNLKGLLKGLF, from the coding sequence ATGAAAAAAATAGCCTATATAGTAGCGGCTTTGGCGCTGATAATCCTTTGCATTTTTGGCTTTATCTTTAGCTCAATTGGTAACAAATTTATAGCCAGCAAAATAGAAAAAGAAGCACTCGTTCGTGGTATAGATGTCAAATTTAAAGACTTTAGCCTTGGTCTTAGCACGCTAAATTTAGAAGCGATCGTAATGAACGCTATAAATTTAAAGGCAAATGGCGATCTCTCATTATTTGCTCAAAGCATGAACTTAAACATAGATATAGACGCCGACAAGGCAAAGGCTAGCGAGCTTGGACTAAAAAAGGACGTCGCTCTTAAAGCAAACGTGGCTGGTAAATTTAACGACTTCAAGCTAACAGCAACTGGCACGGCGCTTGGCTCAAACATAAATTTAAACGCAAATTTAAAAGACTACCTGCCAAAAGCTCTAAATCTTGACGCTAAAAACATCGAGCTTTCTGAGATCTCAGCTCTTGCTAAAAAGCCAAATTTAGCTAGCGGTAAGCTTGATCTAACGAGCAATATGCAAGGAGTTGATGAGAAAAATGAGCCCATCATTAATACTCAAATTTTAGCTAGCGACGCAGCGATAAACAAAGAAATTCTTAAAAACGAATTTGGGCTAGATTTAGCAAAAGATATAAGCTTTAAAGGCGGCGTAAATGCTAAATTTGAAAATGAAAAAGTGAGCGCAAAAACCATTATCATCGCACCTGAAGCCACTTTAAAAGCAAACGAGACGACTTATGATCTAGCTAGCAAAAATTTAAAGAGTGACTTTTTGCTAAACGTGCCTGATCTTACCCTTTTTGGCAAGCTCTTAGGCGAGCAACTAAGTGGCGCTGTGGATGCAAACGGCGAAATTACAATGCAAGAAAATGCCCTTCAAAACCTAAAAGCTGAGATAAATGGGCTTGGCGGCAAGATAAATGCAAATTTTGATAGCAAAAACTTAACTTTAAATGCAGCTAACATCAAGCTAAAAGAGCTTCTCGCACTTGCCCTGCAGCCTAGCTACGCAGACGGGCAGATAAATTTAAATGCAAATTTTAGTGGCTTTGACGAGCTAAAAAAACTTGCAGGCGATGCTAAATTTGAGATAAAAAACGGCCTTATAGATAAAGGGCTTGCAAAGCTTAAAAATGCGGCTAAATTTGAGCTAAAAGGCGGCGCCACCGCAAAAGGTGAGCTTGTAAATTTTGACGCAAATGTGCTTAGCGACCTTGGCGAGCTAAAAGATGTAAAGGGCGTTTATGACCTAAAAAATAGCCAAATTTTTAGCAAATTTAACTTGCTCATTAGCGACCCTGAGAAATTTAAAACGGTTAGCGGCTTTGAGGTTGGCTCAAAGATGGCGCTTGCGGGCGATATGAAGCTTAAAGAGAGCAAGATAGATGAGCTAAATTTAGGCGGTGATGTCTTTGCTGGCAAGCTAAACGCCACCATAAAAAATGAAAATCTTGATCTTAGCCTAAAAGAGGCACAGCTAGGAGAAATTTTAGTACTTAGCGGCAACGACAGGCTGGCAAATGCTAAGACAAATGTCCAAGCAAAGGGGCAAAATATCTTTAGCAAAAGTCCAAGCGTCGCCGCAACGATCGCTTTAAACGAGGGCAAATTTAACGCAGCAGCGCTTAGCAAAATGCTTGATAAAAAATTCCCTGAAAATGAGAAATTTAGCTCAAATTTGAGCCTAGACTATAAAGGCGACATGGCGAAATTTAGCGGCGACTTTCTTAGCTCATTAGCTGATATAAAGGGCATAGATGGCAGCTTTGACATGAGCAAAAGCACGCTAAACTTAAAGCTTCAAGCGGTAGTTTCAGAGCTAAATAAGCTTGCGTTTTTAGCTGGCCGCGAGCTTCACGGTAAATTTGCAGCCCACGTAACGGCAGAGGGCAAAGTGGATGATCTAAGCGTAAAAGCCACCTCTGATGATCTATTTAAGGGCAAACTAGAGGCAAACTACAAAGGTGGCACGCTTGATGCGGTGCTAAAAAACTTTGAGGTCAAAGGGCTAACGCAGACTTTGGGGCTAGATCATCTCTATGATGGCAATGGCGATGCTAAATTTGACTACGAAACAAAGCAAAAGCTCGGTAAATTTGACATCTTACTAAAAGATGGTCATCTAGCCAGCACAAATCTCACAAACAATATAAAAATCTTCACCGGCAAGGACATCACAAAAGAAATTTACAAAGACGGCAAAATTTACGGCGATATAAAGGGTGACAACGTCGTTTTTAATGTAAATTTAAGCTCGCCAAAGAGCGACATAAAGGTTGCGGGCGGTACTTACAATACCGCGACAAAAATGCTTAACGTGCCACTTGTTTGCAGGCTAGAAAAGACCGATCTAAACGTGCAAATCTCAGGCACGACAGAGAAGCTAAAATACGATGTCAGATCGCAATATCTTGAAAATAAGGTCAAAAAAGAGATAGGTAGATTTTTAGATAAAAAGCTTGGCAAAGATGATGACGCAAGCGGCGAAAAACAAAATTTAAAGGGGCTTTTAAAAGGGCTATTTTAG